The sequence below is a genomic window from Candidatus Syntrophosphaera sp..
GCTGTTTGGCATCGCGCCCGCGGTGCGGGCCAGCAAATTGAACCCGGTGCAGGCCCTGAGGGAGGAATGAATGCCGGAACAAGCTAAGAAGAACATCTTCAAGAACATCTGGGAAACCCTGAAAAGCATTGTAGGAACTGCTTTGCATGACCTGGGCGGAGTGTGGGGATACCTTAGCCAGCTCGAAAAGCGGAAGAAGATCCTGGGGAATATCTGGTCCTTCCTCAAAGAACTGTATCTGCGGATCAAAACCGAAAGGGTGTTGCGGGAGGCGGGATCACTCACCTATATCACGATCATGGGCTTCATCCCCTTTGTAGTGTTCATTCTGGTGATCGCGCCGGACCTGCCGTTTCTGAACCTCAAGGAAAAGGTCTTTGACCTCATTGGGGACAATCTGATGCCCACCTCCGCTCTGACGGTAAATAACCTGATCGAGGGGATGCTGGAACGCCGGGGCGGATTCAACGTGCTGAACTTCATCGTGATGATCGTTTCCTCCTACGCGTTGTTCCGCGTCATCCGCAATACCTTCGACCGTGTCCTGAGGGTCGAAACTCCCGCCAAACAAGACGCGATCAGCCAGATAGTCAAGTTTCTGGGCACGATCATCCTGGGCGTCTTCATCATGATCATCCTGCTCTCCAGTTCATCGCTGCCCCTGATCTCCAGGCTACTGGACATGCCGCTGCTGAGATGGCTCACCTACGCCTTGCCCTTCATCATGCAGTATCTGATGCTCATCTTCCTCTACATGCTGATGCCGACCATCAAGATCCGGCGCGGCTCCCTGATCCGGGGCGCGTTCTGGACCGCCTTGATCTGGGCCCTGGTCAAGAGCGGATTCGACCTCTACATCTACCGGATGACGAATTATCAGGCCCTCTACGGCGCGCTCTCGGCCCTGCCGATCTTCCTGCTCTGGATCTATCTGAACTGGGTGATCATCCTGGGCGGGATCGTGATCGTGTCGGTGATCGAAGACCGCAAGGGCTCTGCCTTGAGCAAGAGGGATCCGAACAAAAAGGTGGGTATGGTGCGGGTCACTTTGGAAATGTACAGCGACACCAAGCTGGTCCAGCTTTTGGACAGGTATTTCAGCAAGAAAGAGGTCAAAGAACTGGTGGCCGAGCTCGAAGACGAGGAAAAGGAAGAGCAATGAAAAAGTACGCGCTGATCACCGTTTCGGACAAGACGGGAGTGGAGAGGCTGGCCGTGGAACTGGAAAAACTGGGCTACGGGATACTTTCCACCTCAGGCACTGCAAGGTATCTGCGGGGGTTCTGCTCCGCCGTGACCGAGGTTTCGGATCTGACGGGCTTTCCGGAGATCCTGGACGGGCGCGTGAAAACGCTGCATCCTGTGATCCACGCGGGGATCCTGGCGGACCGGGATAACGAAGCGCATCTGGGCACCCTGAGGGAGATGAAGATCCAGCGCATCGACCTGGTGGCCGCCAATCTCTATCCTTTTGAGCAGACCCGGCTTAGGCCAAACGCCACACCTGAGGAGATCATCGAAAACATCGACATTGGCGGGCCCACCCTGATCCGGGCCGCGGCCAAGAACCATCGCGGCGTGATCGTGCTCACCGATCCCGCGGATTATGAGGAGGTGCTGGGATATCTCCGAGATGGACTGGAAGTGCCCGAAACCACGCGCAGGCATCTGGCCGCCAAGGCTTTCGCGCTCGTTTCGGCCTATGACGCGGGCATCGCGGATTATTTATCGGAACCGGACGGGGCCGCAGCAAACCAGCTTCCGCCGAGCGTCTCGATCGGCTGCTGTCTGGATTCGGCTCTTCGCTATGGCGAGAACCCGCATCAGAAGGCTGGTTTTTACCGCTCAGCCCAGACCGGCTGGAAGGTCCTGCACGGCAAGGAACTTTCCTTCAACAACCTGCAGGACATCGATTCCTCGCTGCGGGCGCTGCGGCTCTTTGAACGGCCCACGGCGGTGATCACCAAACACTGCAATCCCTGCGGGATCGGCAGTTCTGAGAGCTTGCAGGACGCCTATGCCAAAGCCTTCGCGGCCGACACCCAATCCCCCTTTGGCGGGATCGTGGCCCTGAACCGCCCTCTGGACCTGGCAACGGCGGAGCGGATCAACCAGGTCTTCACGGAGATCATCATCGCTCCGGGCTATGAATCCGGAGTTCTGGATTTTCTGAAAAAGAAAAAGAACCGCCGCCTGATCGAGTTTGACCCGGTTGTCGCGCTGGTTGCCGAGAGCCCCTGGGAACTGAAGAACCTGCTGCGCGGCTATTTGCTGCAGGAATGGGACCTGGTGGATGAGCACCCCGCCGCCTGGAAAGTGGTTTCCCAGCGCCAGCCGGACCAGCGTGAGGCCAAGGCCCTGCGTTTTGCCTGGAAAGTGGTTTCCCTGCTGCGTTCCAACGCCATCGCCATCACGGGGGAAGATTGTGTCTATGGCTTGGGTTCCGGACAGACGAGCAGGATCGATTCCACCCATCTGGCGATCTGGAAAGCCCACAAATTCGGCCACGACATCAGTTCCGCGGTTTGCGCCTCGGACGGGTTTTTCCCCTATCGCGATTCGGTGGATGAACTGCACCAGAACGGCATCAAGGCGATCATCCAGCCGGGCGGTTCCAAGGCCGACGAGGACGTGGTCCGGGCCTGCGATGAATACGGCATGGCGCTCGTGTTCACGGGCTTCCGCCACTTCCGGCATTGATTTTAGTTTGACAGAATATGAGGTTTCAAAAAAATGGCTTTTCTCAAGCGCGGAGATGTGTCCGAGTTGGCTGAAGGAGCACGATTGGAAATCGTGTGTATGTGCAAAACGCGTACCCTGGGTTCGAATCCCAGCATCTCCGCCATCGACTTTAGCAATCACCCACTTTCAAATAGAATTTTAGAGGAGTTTTCATGAAAACACATTCAGCTATCCTGATCGGCTGTGGGGCAATCATCGTAATTCTGGCGGCTGCTTTCGCGGTTGGCTATTTCATCGGGTTCAGCCCCAGAGTGGAAAAGGTTTCCCCCGGCACCTGGCTGCTGCTCGATCCGGGCACCTCGGTCCCGGACTACAACGAGGTCAGCGGTTCCGGATTCTTAGGATTTGCCCCGCTCAGCGCGGAGGAGATCTGCCGCAAGATCCGCCACGCGGCAAGCGACACCAAGATCAAGGGGATCGTGATCAGGCCCGGCCTGGCGCAGATCAGCTATGCCAACCTGAACGAGATCAACGCGGCCCTGCAGGAATTCCAGGCTGCCGGGAAGCCCGTCGTCGCCCATGGCGAAATATTCACCCAGAGGTCCTATCTGCTTGGCGCCATGGCGGATAAGGTCCATATGGACCCCACGCGCTCCGGAGGCCTGATCCTGGAAGGCGTGGCCGCCAACATACTGTTTTACCGCGATGCCCTGAAAAAGCTGGGGATCAAGATGCACGTGATGCAGGCCGGAGAATATAAAGGCGCCGGCGAACCCTACACCCAGACCTCGCTCAATCCCGGCACGGAGGAGAACCTGCGCCAGGCTCTGAAAGGCAGGTATGAACAGCTCCAGGCCGACATTGCCCAAAACCGCGGCCTCGATCCCGCCCTGGTCAGCGACATCTTTGAAAACCGCCCCGACATTTTTATCAACGCCGAACACGCCAGGATCTACGGGCTCATCGACGAACTCTCTTCCTGGGACGAACTCCGCGAGGAATACGGCATCACGGACTCCAAGACCGTCTCCATCAAGAACTACAGCGATTCCTTTGCCTCTTCGCTATCCAGCAACAAGATCGCCGTGGTCAACCTGAGCGGAAACATCACCCCCTCAAGCGGCTGGGGACCGGAAACCTTCATCAGCGCGGCCAAGGTGGACAAGGTCATGGACGCGATCGAAGAGGACGGATCGGTCAAGGCTGTCGTCCTGCGCGTGAACAGCCCCGGCGGCTCGGCCCTGGAATCCGAGCTCATCTATCAACGGATCAAGCGCCTGGACATCCCGGTCGTGGTCTCGATGGGCGGGGTCGCGGCCTCGGGAGGCTACTATATCAGCTGCTCCGGGGATCATATCATCGCCGATCCGCACACGATCACCGGCTCCATCGGCGTGATCATGGCCCTGCCGGAAGCCGAGGAACTGGGCAACAAACTGGGCATCGAG
It includes:
- a CDS encoding YihY family inner membrane protein encodes the protein MPEQAKKNIFKNIWETLKSIVGTALHDLGGVWGYLSQLEKRKKILGNIWSFLKELYLRIKTERVLREAGSLTYITIMGFIPFVVFILVIAPDLPFLNLKEKVFDLIGDNLMPTSALTVNNLIEGMLERRGGFNVLNFIVMIVSSYALFRVIRNTFDRVLRVETPAKQDAISQIVKFLGTIILGVFIMIILLSSSSLPLISRLLDMPLLRWLTYALPFIMQYLMLIFLYMLMPTIKIRRGSLIRGAFWTALIWALVKSGFDLYIYRMTNYQALYGALSALPIFLLWIYLNWVIILGGIVIVSVIEDRKGSALSKRDPNKKVGMVRVTLEMYSDTKLVQLLDRYFSKKEVKELVAELEDEEKEEQ
- the sppA gene encoding signal peptide peptidase SppA codes for the protein MKTHSAILIGCGAIIVILAAAFAVGYFIGFSPRVEKVSPGTWLLLDPGTSVPDYNEVSGSGFLGFAPLSAEEICRKIRHAASDTKIKGIVIRPGLAQISYANLNEINAALQEFQAAGKPVVAHGEIFTQRSYLLGAMADKVHMDPTRSGGLILEGVAANILFYRDALKKLGIKMHVMQAGEYKGAGEPYTQTSLNPGTEENLRQALKGRYEQLQADIAQNRGLDPALVSDIFENRPDIFINAEHARIYGLIDELSSWDELREEYGITDSKTVSIKNYSDSFASSLSSNKIAVVNLSGNITPSSGWGPETFISAAKVDKVMDAIEEDGSVKAVVLRVNSPGGSALESELIYQRIKRLDIPVVVSMGGVAASGGYYISCSGDHIIADPHTITGSIGVIMALPEAEELGNKLGIESQTLSYGKFAAYGSIFEPYGEEFLSSLERNSENVYAEFTQRVMDARGISPEEISAVAEGRVFIASDAKASNLIDEIGGLDTAVAKAAELAGIDKYGVKQYPEKMNVWELFRSEGFFQMASELLARRDFSLEQRILDYLERTLATRQWLYFCPVNFD
- the purH gene encoding bifunctional phosphoribosylaminoimidazolecarboxamide formyltransferase/IMP cyclohydrolase translates to MKKYALITVSDKTGVERLAVELEKLGYGILSTSGTARYLRGFCSAVTEVSDLTGFPEILDGRVKTLHPVIHAGILADRDNEAHLGTLREMKIQRIDLVAANLYPFEQTRLRPNATPEEIIENIDIGGPTLIRAAAKNHRGVIVLTDPADYEEVLGYLRDGLEVPETTRRHLAAKAFALVSAYDAGIADYLSEPDGAAANQLPPSVSIGCCLDSALRYGENPHQKAGFYRSAQTGWKVLHGKELSFNNLQDIDSSLRALRLFERPTAVITKHCNPCGIGSSESLQDAYAKAFAADTQSPFGGIVALNRPLDLATAERINQVFTEIIIAPGYESGVLDFLKKKKNRRLIEFDPVVALVAESPWELKNLLRGYLLQEWDLVDEHPAAWKVVSQRQPDQREAKALRFAWKVVSLLRSNAIAITGEDCVYGLGSGQTSRIDSTHLAIWKAHKFGHDISSAVCASDGFFPYRDSVDELHQNGIKAIIQPGGSKADEDVVRACDEYGMALVFTGFRHFRH